A single Theropithecus gelada isolate Dixy chromosome 7b, Tgel_1.0, whole genome shotgun sequence DNA region contains:
- the FRMD6 gene encoding FERM domain-containing protein 6 isoform X2 — translation MNKLNFHNNRVMQDRRSVCIFLPNDESLNIIINVKILCHQLLVQVCDLLRLKDCHLFGLSVIQNNEHVYMEMSQKLYKYCPKEWKKEASKGIDQFGPPMIIHFRVQYYVENGRLISDRAARYYYYWHLRKQVLHSQCVLREEAYFLLAAFALQADLGNFKRNKHYGKYFEPEAYFPSWVVSKRGKDYILKHIPNMHKDQFALTASEAHLKYIKEAVRLDDVAVHYYRLYKDKREIEASLTLGLTMRGIQIFQNLDEEKQLLYDFPWTNVGKLVFVGKKFEILPDGLPSARKLIYYTGCPMRSRHLLQLLSNSHRLYMNLQPVLRHIRKLEENEEKKQYRESYISDNLDLDMDQLEKRSRASGSSAGSMKHKRLSRHSTTSHSSSHTSGIEADTKPRDTGPEDSYSSSAIHRKLKTCSSMTSHGSSHTSGVESGGKDRLEEDSQDDEIEMLVDDPRDLEQMNEEPLEVSPDMCIYITEDMLMSRKLNGHSGLIVKEIGSSTSSSSETVVKLRGQSTDSLPQTICRKPKTSTDRHSLSLDDIRLYQKDFLRIAGLCQDTAQSYTFGCGHELDEEGLYCNSCLAQQCINIQDAFPVKRTSKYFSLDLTHDEVPEFVV, via the exons ATGAACAAATTGAATTTCCATAACAACAGAGTCATGCAAGACCGCCGCAGCGTGTGCATTTTCCTTCCCAACGATGAATCTCTGAACATTATCATAAAT GTTAAGATTCTGTGTCACCAGTTGCTGGTCCAGGTTTGTGACCTGCTTCGGCTAAAGGACTGCCACCTCTTTGGACTCAGTGTTATACAAA ATAATGAACATGTGTATATGGAGATGTCACAAAAGCTTTACAAATATTGtccaaaagaatggaagaaagaggCCAGCAAG GGTATCGACCAATTTGGGCCTCCTATGATCATCCACTTCCGTGTGCAGTACTATGTGGAAAATGGCAGATTGATCAG TGACAGAGCAGCAAGATACTATTATTACTGGCACCTGAGAAAACAAGTTCTTCATTCTCAGTGTGTGCTCCGAGAAGAGGCCTACTTCCTGCTGGCAGCCTTTGCCCTGCAGGCTGATCTTGGGAACTTCAAAAGGAATAAGCACTATGGAAAATACTTCGAGCCAGAGGCTTACTTCCCATCTTGG GTTGTTTCCAAGAGGGGGAAAGACTACATCCTGAAGCACATTCCAAACATGCACAAAGATCAGTTTGCACTGACGGCTTCCGAAGCTCATCTTAAATATATCAAAGAGGCCGTCCGACTGGATGACGTCGCTGTTCATTACTACAGATTATATAAG GATAAAAGGGAAATTGAAGCTTCACTGACTCTTGGATTGACCATGCGGGGAATACAGATTTTTCAG AATTTAGATGAAGAGAAACAATTACTTTATGATTTCCCCTGGACAAATGTTGGAAAATTGGTGTTTGTG GGTAAGAAATTTGAGATTTTGCCAGATGGCTTGCCTTCAGCCCGGAAGCTCATATACTACACAGGGTGCCCCATGCGCTCCAGACACCTCCTGCAACTTCTGAGCAACAGCCACCGCCTCTATATGAATCTGCAGCCTGTCCTGCGCCATATCCGGAAGCTGGAGGAAAACGAAG AGAAGAAGCAGTACCGGGAATCTTACATCAGTGACAACCTGGACCTCGACATGGACCAGCTGGAAAAACGATCGCGGGCCAGCGGGAGCAGCGCGGGCAGCATGAAGCACAAGCGCCTGTCCCGTCATTCCACCACCAGCCACAGCAGTTCCCACACCTCGGGCATTGAGGCAGACACCAAGCCCCGGGACACGGGGCCAGAAGACAGCTACTCCAGCAGTGCCATCCACCGCAAGCTGAAAACCTGCAGCTCAATGACCAGTCATGGCAGCTCCCACACCTCAGGGGTGGAGAGTGGCGGCAAAGACCGGCTGGAAGAGGACTCGCAGGACGATG AAATAGAGATGTTGGTTGATGACCCCCGGGATCTGGAGCAGATGAATGAAGAGCCTCTGGAAGTCAGCCCAGACATGTGCATCTATATCACGGAGGACATGCTCATGTCACGGAAGCTGAACGGACACTCGG GGTTGATTGTGAAAGAAATTGGGTCTTCCACCTCAAGCTCTTCAGAAACGGTTGTTAAGCTTCGTGGCCAGAGTACTGATTCTCTTCCACAG ACTATATGTCGGAAACCAAAGACCTCCACCGATCGACACAGCTTGAGCCTTGATGACATCCGACTTTACCAGAAAGACTTCCTGCGCATTGCAGGTCTGTGTCAGGACACTgctcagagttacacctttggATGTGGCCATGAACTGGATGAGGAAGGTCTCTATTGCAACAGTTGCTTGGCCCAGCAGTGCATCAACATCCAAGATGCTTTTCCAGTCAAAAGAACCAGCAAATACTTTTCTCTGGATCTCACTCATGATGAAGTTCCAGAGTTTGTTGTATAA
- the FRMD6 gene encoding FERM domain-containing protein 6 isoform X1 — MNKLNFHNNRVMQDRRSVCIFLPNDESLNIIINVKILCHQLLVQVCDLLRLKDCHLFGLSVIQNNEHVYMEMSQKLYKYCPKEWKKEASKVRQYEVTWGIDQFGPPMIIHFRVQYYVENGRLISDRAARYYYYWHLRKQVLHSQCVLREEAYFLLAAFALQADLGNFKRNKHYGKYFEPEAYFPSWVVSKRGKDYILKHIPNMHKDQFALTASEAHLKYIKEAVRLDDVAVHYYRLYKDKREIEASLTLGLTMRGIQIFQNLDEEKQLLYDFPWTNVGKLVFVGKKFEILPDGLPSARKLIYYTGCPMRSRHLLQLLSNSHRLYMNLQPVLRHIRKLEENEEKKQYRESYISDNLDLDMDQLEKRSRASGSSAGSMKHKRLSRHSTTSHSSSHTSGIEADTKPRDTGPEDSYSSSAIHRKLKTCSSMTSHGSSHTSGVESGGKDRLEEDSQDDEIEMLVDDPRDLEQMNEEPLEVSPDMCIYITEDMLMSRKLNGHSGLIVKEIGSSTSSSSETVVKLRGQSTDSLPQTICRKPKTSTDRHSLSLDDIRLYQKDFLRIAGLCQDTAQSYTFGCGHELDEEGLYCNSCLAQQCINIQDAFPVKRTSKYFSLDLTHDEVPEFVV; from the exons ATGAACAAATTGAATTTCCATAACAACAGAGTCATGCAAGACCGCCGCAGCGTGTGCATTTTCCTTCCCAACGATGAATCTCTGAACATTATCATAAAT GTTAAGATTCTGTGTCACCAGTTGCTGGTCCAGGTTTGTGACCTGCTTCGGCTAAAGGACTGCCACCTCTTTGGACTCAGTGTTATACAAA ATAATGAACATGTGTATATGGAGATGTCACAAAAGCTTTACAAATATTGtccaaaagaatggaagaaagaggCCAGCAAGGTACGACAATACGAAGTCACTTGG GGTATCGACCAATTTGGGCCTCCTATGATCATCCACTTCCGTGTGCAGTACTATGTGGAAAATGGCAGATTGATCAG TGACAGAGCAGCAAGATACTATTATTACTGGCACCTGAGAAAACAAGTTCTTCATTCTCAGTGTGTGCTCCGAGAAGAGGCCTACTTCCTGCTGGCAGCCTTTGCCCTGCAGGCTGATCTTGGGAACTTCAAAAGGAATAAGCACTATGGAAAATACTTCGAGCCAGAGGCTTACTTCCCATCTTGG GTTGTTTCCAAGAGGGGGAAAGACTACATCCTGAAGCACATTCCAAACATGCACAAAGATCAGTTTGCACTGACGGCTTCCGAAGCTCATCTTAAATATATCAAAGAGGCCGTCCGACTGGATGACGTCGCTGTTCATTACTACAGATTATATAAG GATAAAAGGGAAATTGAAGCTTCACTGACTCTTGGATTGACCATGCGGGGAATACAGATTTTTCAG AATTTAGATGAAGAGAAACAATTACTTTATGATTTCCCCTGGACAAATGTTGGAAAATTGGTGTTTGTG GGTAAGAAATTTGAGATTTTGCCAGATGGCTTGCCTTCAGCCCGGAAGCTCATATACTACACAGGGTGCCCCATGCGCTCCAGACACCTCCTGCAACTTCTGAGCAACAGCCACCGCCTCTATATGAATCTGCAGCCTGTCCTGCGCCATATCCGGAAGCTGGAGGAAAACGAAG AGAAGAAGCAGTACCGGGAATCTTACATCAGTGACAACCTGGACCTCGACATGGACCAGCTGGAAAAACGATCGCGGGCCAGCGGGAGCAGCGCGGGCAGCATGAAGCACAAGCGCCTGTCCCGTCATTCCACCACCAGCCACAGCAGTTCCCACACCTCGGGCATTGAGGCAGACACCAAGCCCCGGGACACGGGGCCAGAAGACAGCTACTCCAGCAGTGCCATCCACCGCAAGCTGAAAACCTGCAGCTCAATGACCAGTCATGGCAGCTCCCACACCTCAGGGGTGGAGAGTGGCGGCAAAGACCGGCTGGAAGAGGACTCGCAGGACGATG AAATAGAGATGTTGGTTGATGACCCCCGGGATCTGGAGCAGATGAATGAAGAGCCTCTGGAAGTCAGCCCAGACATGTGCATCTATATCACGGAGGACATGCTCATGTCACGGAAGCTGAACGGACACTCGG GGTTGATTGTGAAAGAAATTGGGTCTTCCACCTCAAGCTCTTCAGAAACGGTTGTTAAGCTTCGTGGCCAGAGTACTGATTCTCTTCCACAG ACTATATGTCGGAAACCAAAGACCTCCACCGATCGACACAGCTTGAGCCTTGATGACATCCGACTTTACCAGAAAGACTTCCTGCGCATTGCAGGTCTGTGTCAGGACACTgctcagagttacacctttggATGTGGCCATGAACTGGATGAGGAAGGTCTCTATTGCAACAGTTGCTTGGCCCAGCAGTGCATCAACATCCAAGATGCTTTTCCAGTCAAAAGAACCAGCAAATACTTTTCTCTGGATCTCACTCATGATGAAGTTCCAGAGTTTGTTGTATAA
- the FRMD6 gene encoding FERM domain-containing protein 6 isoform X3: protein MDQLEKRSRASGSSAGSMKHKRLSRHSTTSHSSSHTSGIEADTKPRDTGPEDSYSSSAIHRKLKTCSSMTSHGSSHTSGVESGGKDRLEEDSQDDEIEMLVDDPRDLEQMNEEPLEVSPDMCIYITEDMLMSRKLNGHSGLIVKEIGSSTSSSSETVVKLRGQSTDSLPQTICRKPKTSTDRHSLSLDDIRLYQKDFLRIAGLCQDTAQSYTFGCGHELDEEGLYCNSCLAQQCINIQDAFPVKRTSKYFSLDLTHDEVPEFVV from the exons ATGGACCAGCTGGAAAAACGATCGCGGGCCAGCGGGAGCAGCGCGGGCAGCATGAAGCACAAGCGCCTGTCCCGTCATTCCACCACCAGCCACAGCAGTTCCCACACCTCGGGCATTGAGGCAGACACCAAGCCCCGGGACACGGGGCCAGAAGACAGCTACTCCAGCAGTGCCATCCACCGCAAGCTGAAAACCTGCAGCTCAATGACCAGTCATGGCAGCTCCCACACCTCAGGGGTGGAGAGTGGCGGCAAAGACCGGCTGGAAGAGGACTCGCAGGACGATG AAATAGAGATGTTGGTTGATGACCCCCGGGATCTGGAGCAGATGAATGAAGAGCCTCTGGAAGTCAGCCCAGACATGTGCATCTATATCACGGAGGACATGCTCATGTCACGGAAGCTGAACGGACACTCGG GGTTGATTGTGAAAGAAATTGGGTCTTCCACCTCAAGCTCTTCAGAAACGGTTGTTAAGCTTCGTGGCCAGAGTACTGATTCTCTTCCACAG ACTATATGTCGGAAACCAAAGACCTCCACCGATCGACACAGCTTGAGCCTTGATGACATCCGACTTTACCAGAAAGACTTCCTGCGCATTGCAGGTCTGTGTCAGGACACTgctcagagttacacctttggATGTGGCCATGAACTGGATGAGGAAGGTCTCTATTGCAACAGTTGCTTGGCCCAGCAGTGCATCAACATCCAAGATGCTTTTCCAGTCAAAAGAACCAGCAAATACTTTTCTCTGGATCTCACTCATGATGAAGTTCCAGAGTTTGTTGTATAA